The following DNA comes from Rosa rugosa chromosome 5, drRosRugo1.1, whole genome shotgun sequence.
TTGACAACTGAGCGTCATAGCTATGACTCAATGTTGATGATCAGAAGTTCATGAAATTGAATGTTGTAATTAAAAGTTACTGCCAGGCTCCGTGTCTGTTAACATCACTGGGTCTAGGCGTTCTATTCATTTCAACTCTTTGAAAAATTTGAAATACTAAATTTAAAAGGCTGCGATATACCtcttgtattttatttttattgatacAACATTTTATGCCactttcatttcattttctCCCTTTGAAGGCGTCATAACATGTTTAACTTTACTTATTGTTAGATGATAAAGAGCTAAAGAAAGTCACTTGCCAATCATGTAAATGACAGGTGTGGGATCTGGGTGGACAAGATAGACTGAGGACTTCATGGGCAACATACTACCGTGGAACTCACGCTATCATTGTGGTAATAGACAGCACAGACAGGGCCAGAATTTCCATTATGAAGGACGAACTCTTCAGGTTGCTTGGACATGAGGATCTTCAACATTCAGTTGTACTGGTTTTTGCTAATAAACAAGATCTCAAGGATGCCATGACCCCAGCTGAGATCACTGACACTCTATCTCTTCACAGCATTAAGAATCATGACTGGCACATCCAAGCGTGCTGTGCCCTCAACGGGGATGGGTTGTATGATGGCCTAGGTTGGATCGCCTCACGGGTTACTGGGAAAGCACCTAGTTGAAGAGCCTGACTGCACAAGATTTTTCATATATGGGTTTCAAGGCTGAGTGATGTAAAAACAGTCGTGTATCATTAAAGCTATTTCCTGGCAAATTTGTAGATTGTTTCTAATTTCGAATGCTTTATACATTTTACATTCTGAATCTTAAAGCATTTCATTAACAATATGATATGCCTGGAAAATTGTTCTGCTCTGCCAGTCTGCCATTACACTGAATCATTTTAATTGAAAAAATTTTACACTATGCACAATTGCCCTTCATTAGAGGCTTGAAAATGAAAGTATTACCATAAATTGTCATCTGCACAATGAAGCTTTAATATAACATATGCCAATAAAGTAAGAAATCTAAATCTATGAAATGTCTGAATGTAAGCCTCTGTCAACAATTGGCACCGGAGGTCTGTGAGTCGGATCATCAAAGTATCCAGCATTTGCAACCATTTGAGTCTTTGGGGCCTTCAAACCATCGGTCCCAAAATGGATTAAGGGGGCCATGTGTTCTGTCCTCCAGAAAAATTAACATAATCAGTAGAAGAATGAAAAATCAGAGACTTGGATCATCTGCTTAGACATTCTAGGATCAATCCAAATCCAAGCTGTGTATTATAAATCCAAAGGTTATGAATTTATGGTTCAGCCACAAGGACCCAAAAAGACCATTAGATTTATAATAGGGCTAGGACAGAAAATCAAGCACACAAATTCAAGCAGAGGCAAAAAGTCCATTTGAGAAATGATGCAAAGAATCAGGACAGAGGTGTTACACTGGGAGTAGTGGATCCGGCCTTGTTTCTACATTACTCAGCATTCTGGAATAGACAACATAAATCAATCAACACATTGCTTAGTCAAAACTGGGGATTTTAATAAATATCAAGTAATCGAGTATCTGTCAATGCTTACTCCTTGCATGCAGCTGAGGCTTTGTCTATCTTTTCAAGTTGTTCCAGCTCTTCCTGCTCAAATAACAGAAACGGTAAAAACAAATTCAACATTATTGTTCAGTACTCACAGCATTGTATTGTGTgcaagaagaaaattttctaCAACAATTCAACTGACCAATGCAGGGAGTGTCATACCATAAGATTTTGGTAACCACAATTTAAATGCTCACAAG
Coding sequences within:
- the LOC133708609 gene encoding uncharacterized protein LOC133708609 produces the protein MGAFISRFWFMLFPAKEYKIVVVGLDNAGKTTTLYKLHLGEVVTTNPTVGSNVEELVYKNIRFEVWDLGGQDRLRTSWATYYRGTHAIIVVIDSTDRARISIMKDELFRLLGHEDLQHSVVLVFANKQDLKDAMTPAEITDTLSLHSIKNHDWHIQACCALNGDGLYDGLGWIASRVTGKAPS
- the LOC133708610 gene encoding guanine nucleotide-binding protein subunit gamma 2, whose translation is MQSDGSDSVSQSPTTQRLQSLSASDTRGKHRILAELKRFEQEARFLEEELEQLEKIDKASAACKEMLSNVETRPDPLLPVTHGPLNPFWDRWFEGPKDSNGCKCWIL